From one Lycium ferocissimum isolate CSIRO_LF1 chromosome 7, AGI_CSIRO_Lferr_CH_V1, whole genome shotgun sequence genomic stretch:
- the LOC132064657 gene encoding probable protein phosphatase 2C 71 yields the protein MEESLESASEGINMGNTETVVDEISPENADIRHLSMDDEEQSIEVLNFENDDQTKLINLSVDTEDQASQNNTFKDSDETNAIEAMPPSPKRGAEPILDDEVDHDLVSESNEGESPVLTDENLPSLSFEVVREEDVENTEITEVFDHEVVEDKSSEVLDSSKEATPAAAELILSSGATLLKYPSKALAGGHEAYFVACGKWLGVADGVGSWSLEGSDPGVYAQELMQNSEFIVSQSDEDLINDPKQVLNLSVTATDSPGSSTVLIARFDGKALHVANIGDSGFIVLRNGSVYRKSSPMLHEFNLPIQIEKGDDPSQLLEEYKIELDEGDVIVTATDALFDNLYDQEIVSIVLRSLEVDKSPQEIAEILATRVLEVGSSASGRSPFADAAQAAGYVGYTGGKRDDVVVIVSVVTKGNHAK from the exons ATGGAAGAGTCCTTAGAGAGTGCTTCTGAGGGAATTAATATGGGTAATACTGAAACTGTTGTTGACGAAATTAGTCCAGAGAACGCTGATATTAGGCATTTGTCTATGGATGATGAAGAACAGAGTATCGAAGTCCTTAATTTCGAAAATGATGATCAAACCAAGCTGATTAATTTGTCTGTAGATACAGAGGATCAGGCTTCTCAAAATAATACCTTCAAGGATAGTGATGAGACTAATGCGATTGAAGCAATGCCTCCGTCTCCTAAGCGGGGGGCTGAGCCAATTCTtgatgatgaagttgatcacgaTCTAGTATCAGAGTCTAATGAAGGCGAAAGTCCAGTACTG ACAGATGAAAATTTACCTAGCTTATCCTTCGAAGTGGTAAGAGAAGAAGATGTAGAAAACACTGAGATCACGGAAGTGTTTGATCATGAAGTGGTTGAGGATAAATCTTCAGAAGTCTTAGACAGCAG CAAGGAAGCCACACCAGCAGCAGCAGAATTAATTCTGTCTTCCGGTGCTACTCTGCTGAAATATCCATCCAAG GCATTGGCAGGTGGACATGAAGCATATTTTGTTGCTTGTGGGAAGTGGCTAGGGGTAGCCGATGGAGTTGGTTCCTGGTCTTTGGAAG GGAGTGATCCAGGAGTATATGCCCAGGAACTCATGCAAAATAGTGAATTCATTGTTTCTCAGAGTGATGAGGATTTAATAAATGACCCTAAGCAAGTCCTTAATCTGAGTGTCACAGCAACAGATTCTCCTGGATCTTCAACAGTCTTGATTGCTCGTTTTGATGGAAAG GCTCTTCATGTGGCTAATATTGGAGACTCTGGATTTATCGTACTAAGGAATGGCAGTGTTTACAGGAAGTCATCACCCATGCTTCACGAATTCAATTTGCCCATACAAATTGAAAAAGGTGATGATCCTTCTCAACTTCTGGAG GAATACAAGATAGAGTTAGATGAGGGGGACGTCATTGTCACTGCAACAGATGCACTTTTTGACAACTTATATGATCAAGAAATAGTGTCAATCGTCTTAAGGTCACTGGAAGTTGACAAAAGTCCTCAG gaaaTTGCGGAGATTTTGGCGACAAGGGTGCTAGAAGTGGGTAGTTCTGCTTCAGGGAGAAGTCCATTTGCTGATGCAGCTCAAGCAGCTGGATATGTTGGGTATACTGGTGGGAAGCGCGATGATGTGGTTGTCATAGTATCAGTAGTTACAAAAGGTAACCATGCCAAATGA
- the LOC132062162 gene encoding uncharacterized protein LOC132062162: MADPLCKFFDARSVTGSQYFATYFSAQKPFLLLPLVSLHYPSLVRRKGRRRRRRKSLPIAFCSTPTSSNLDIISTHENSDGTVLFRFGDPSDAKDDELEESNVGVEEVERDGEEEFSVVKVFDGDNENEVIVQKVDREAKGQAVMVATDAGISESVITSNQKSDYVEINTGLSENFLGDSTDEIGSISAVGIQDQSEDEVYIENAELVEETFEKKDDSEASILAPENSNPSLEVEEEMKGQSSDESFEESDNDDKSPLLGSSAAMPEYCDLVNTKEIEESEEAGSSQLIENDDDKDFHDDSTHVEVSSEIEAAEDDIEIVQQTEQIPENVDPIMEEPVENRTNI, encoded by the exons ATGGCTGATCCTCTATGCAAGTTCTTTGACGCTCGTTCTGTAACAGGTTCTCAATACTTTGCCACCTATTTTTCTGCCCAAAAGCCCTTCCTCTTACTCCCACTTGTTTCCCTTCACTACCCAAGTCTTGtcagaagaaaaggaagaagaagaagaagaagaaaatcacTTCCCATTGCTTTCTGTTCCACACCCACTTCTTCAAATCTTGATATCATCTCCACTCATG AGAATTCTGATGGCACTGTACTGTTTCGGTTTGGGGACCCAAGTGATGCAAAAGATGATGAATTGGAGGAATCCAATGTGGGGGTTGAAGAGGTGGAAAGGGATGGTGAAGAGGAATTTAGTGTGGTGAAAGTTTTTGATGGTGATAATGAGAATGAAGTCATTGTCCAGAAAGTAGATAGAGAAGCCAAGGGTCAGGCTGTGATGGTGGCCACTGATGCTGGTATTTCTGAATCAGTAATAACTAGCAATCAAAAGAGTGATTATGTAGAAATAAACACTGGATTGAGTGAAAATTTTCTAGGAGATTCGACGGATGAAATTGGCTCAATTTCAGCTGTAGGAATTCAAGATCAATCAGAAGATGAAGTCTATATTGAGAATGCAGAACTTGTCGAGGAGACTTTCGAAAAGAAAGATGATAGTGAAGCTTCAATTCTAGCACCAGAGAATTCTAATCCTTCTTTGGAAGTTGAGGAAGAAATGAAGGGTCAATCAAGTGATGAATCATTTGAAGAATCAGACAATGATGACAAATCACCTCTTTTAGGTTCATCTGCAGCAATGCCTGAATACTGTGACTTGGTAAACACTAAGGAAATTGAAGAATCTGAGGAAGCAGGTTCAAGTCAATTGATAGAGAATGATGATGACAAGGATTTCCATGATGATTCAACTCATGTTGAGGTTTCGAGTGAAATTGAGGCAGCGGAAGATGATATTGAGATTGTCCAACAGACGGAACAAATACCTGAAAATGTTGATCCGATAATGGAAGAGCCCGTAGAGA ACAgaacaaatatttga
- the LOC132064658 gene encoding chlorophyll a-b binding protein CP24 10A, chloroplastic, producing the protein MATTSAAVLNGLSSSFLTGGKKSQALLAAPVAARVGGAAAPKRFIVVAAAPKKSWIPAVKGGGNLIDPEWLDGSLPGDYGFDPLGLGKDPAFLKWYREAELIHGRWAMAAVVGIFVGQAWSGIPWFEAGADPGAIAPFSFGSLLGTQLLLMGWVESKRWVDFFNPESQSVEWATPWSKTAENFANFTGEQGYPGGKFFDPLALAGTLQDGVYIPDTEKLERLKVAEIKHARLAMLAMLIFYFEAGQGKTPLGALGL; encoded by the exons ATGGCTACAACATCCGCTGCAGTGTTGAATGGGTTGAGCTCCTCTTTCTTGACTGGTGGCAAGAAAAGTCAGGCCTTGTTGGCAGCCCCCGTCGCCGCCAGAGTCGGCGGTGCTGCCGCTCCCAAGAGGTTCATTGTGGTGGCTGCTGCTCCCAAGAAATCTTGGATTCCTGCTGTTAAAGGTGGTGGCAATTTGATTGACCCCGAGTGGCTCGATGGATC GCTCCCTGGGGACTATGGTTTTGACCCACTTGGTCTTGGCAAGGACCCAGCATTCTTGAAATGGTACAGAGAAGCTGAGCTCATTCATGGCAGATGGGCAATGGCTGCAGTAGTGGGCATCTTTGTTGGTCAAGCATGGAGTGGTATTCCATGGTTCGAGGCTGGTGCTGACCCTGGTGCTATTGCACCTTTCTCTTTTGGCTCACTTCTTGGAACTCAGCTTCTCCTCATGGGGTGGGTTGAGAGCAAAAGGTGGGTCGACTTCTTCAACCCTGAATCTCAATCTGTAGAATGGGCCACTCCATGGTCAAAGACTGCTGAGAACTTTGCCAACTTCACTGGCGAACAGGGTTACCCTGGTGGAAAATTCTTCGATCCTTTGGCACTAGCTGGTACACTCCAGGATGGTGTTTACATCCCTGACACAGAGAAGCTTGAGAGATTAAAGGTTGCTGAGATCAAGCATGCTAGACTTGCTATGTTAGCCATgttaattttctattttgagGCTGGGCAAGGGAAGACACCCCTTGGAGCTCTTGGTTTGTAA
- the LOC132064660 gene encoding chlorophyll a-b binding protein CP24 10A, chloroplastic-like: protein MTTTSAAVLNGLSSSFLTGGKKSQALLGVPVAARVGGAATPKRSIVAAAAAAPKKSWIPAVKGGGNLVDPEWLDGSLPGDYGFDPLGLGKDPAFLKWYREAELIHGRWAMAAVLGIFVGQAWSGIPWFEAGADPGAIAPFSFGSLLGTQLLLMGWVESKRWVDFFDQDSQSIEWATPWSKTAENFANFTGEQGYPGGKFFDPLALAGTLNNGVYIPDTEKLERLKVAEIKHARLAMLAMLIFYFEAGQGKTPLGALGL, encoded by the exons ATGACCACCACATCTGCTGCAGTGCTCAATGGCTTGAGCTCCTCTTTCTTGACCGGTGGCAAGAAAAGTCAGGCCTTGTTAGGTGTTCCAGTTGCCGCCAGAGTTGGTGGTGCTGCCACTCCCAAGAGGTCCATTGTggcagctgctgctgctgctccCAAGAAATCTTGGATTCCTGCTGTTAAAGGTGGTGGCAATTTGGTTGACCCCGAGTGGCTCGATGGCTC GCTCCCTGGTGACTACGGTTTTGACCCACTTGGTCTTGGCAAGGACCCAGCATTCTTGAAGTGGTACAGAGAAGCTGAGCTCATTCATGGCAGATGGGCAATGGCTGCAGTATTGGGCATCTTTGTTGGTCAAGCATGGAGTGGCATTCCATGGTTTGAGGCTGGTGCTGACCCTGGTGCTATTGCACCTTTCTCCTTTGGCTCACTTCTTGGCACTCAGCTTCTCCTCATGGGGTGGGTTGAGAGCAAAAGGTGGGTCGACTTCTTCGACCAAGACTCTCAGTCTATAGAATGGGCTACTCCATGGTCAAAAACTGCTGAGAACTTTGCCAACTTCACTGGCGAACAGGGTTACCCTGGTGGCAAATTCTTCGATCCTTTGGCATTGGCTGGTACACTTAACAATGGAGTGTACATCCCTGACACAGAGAAGCTTGAGAGACTAAAGGTTGCTGAGATCAAGCATGCTAGACTTGCTATGTTAGCCATgttaattttctattttgagGCCGGACAAGGGAAGACACCCCTTGGAGCTCTTGGTTTGTAA